The nucleotide sequence GAGCGCATAATACGGATTGTCCACGGCATAGCCCCAGGTCTGCATGAACTCATGCATGCCGCAGATCATCTGGTAGATTCTCTTATGCTTCTCAAACTTGATCGGAAAGGTCCCGGAGGAGTTCGGCGGATTTGGAACCGTGAGAAGCAGATTTCCCTTCTCGGCCTGATAGAGCTGGGCATTATGAATGATCGGATCCTCGTTTTTCATTGTAAATGAGCCGCTGTGTTGGACAATGCTCACGAAAGGCAAGAACTGGCAATCTCTGGCCACCAGATTGGCCACAATGGGTTTAAACGGTTTTCCCCGTTTCACTTCCTCCACGGCCACCACCACATCCTTCATTCCGCCGTCTGCCGCAACGTTGAATTCACTGATCCGCACATTGCCTTTGCCGTCCGATATGACCTTGTTCTTGTTGCAATACGGTCCGAAGGGGTAAAGGGCGAGCGGGAACACGCGGGGCTCCGGAACGGCGCCCTTCAAGGTGACCTTCCCGGCAACGGTTCCGCCGTCGGTCACCGCGGCCTCTTCGTACCCGAGAGCAACGGAATTCCCCAAAACCCCGATGACTCCCGTGAAAAAAAGTCCCATACTCAAAACAGATAAACGCCGCATAACTTTGTCATTCATGACGATTACTCCTCACTAAAAAAGAACGTTGCCTTGGTATCCTGGATCTCCATCAACCGAACCACCTTCTCTAAAGAAGAGCGGATGATCAACACCTGCGGCCGCGAGAGGCTTTCCAACCCATGAAGCAGTTTGCCCTGCGCGGCCTCCGGACCTTTCTGCACAATCCGTTTTCCGGCCTTCGTGAGGCTGACGTTGACCACACGCCGGTCCGAGCCGCCCCGGACCCGCTCCACGTATCCTTTCTCCTC is from Nitrospiria bacterium and encodes:
- a CDS encoding MarR family transcriptional regulator translates to MGTTKKKAIAEIMQSLRRIFKAVQQYSEAVLKEFGVTGPQLWALRTIYIAGQLSMSELSRKMYLHMSTVSGVVDRLEEKGYVERVRGGSDRRVVNVSLTKAGKRIVQKGPEAAQGKLLHGLESLSRPQVLIIRSSLEKVVRLMEIQDTKATFFFSEE
- a CDS encoding carboxypeptidase-like regulatory domain-containing protein — translated: MNDKVMRRLSVLSMGLFFTGVIGVLGNSVALGYEEAAVTDGGTVAGKVTLKGAVPEPRVFPLALYPFGPYCNKNKVISDGKGNVRISEFNVAADGGMKDVVVAVEEVKRGKPFKPIVANLVARDCQFLPFVSIVQHSGSFTMKNEDPIIHNAQLYQAEKGNLLLTVPNPPNSSGTFPIKFEKHKRIYQMICGMHEFMQTWGYAVDNPYYALTDGNGNFTIDQLPPGKYEVIAWRPHFKPIEQEITVTNNKAVSLNFEFDASAVKRPHYETQEKFRMEH